The following nucleotide sequence is from Anas acuta chromosome 11, bAnaAcu1.1, whole genome shotgun sequence.
TCCGTGCCAGTCTACAGAAAGTCCAGTTATGCTCCACTGTGTTTTCGTTGGCACGCTCGCTCATATGATGAACTCTGGTATTCCTGATCGTGAAGCCTTGCTTTGTGATGTACTCCATCAGATGGACTCGGAGCGACACTTCTTGGTGGTAGTCACAAGGCCCGAAAGTGAAGGAAACCTGGCAGTCCCTGGTGTCCATCATATGCTTATTCCACTTGGTGAAGTGGTTTGAAATGCCCTCCAGTAAGGAATGGACTTTTGTAGTGATAGTGAGCTGCGTGATGATGACAGCCACCGGGTTGGAGTACTTGGACAGCTTGCGGGTGCTGGAcagctccaccacctcctcgAAGGTATCCACAGGATACAGAGGCTTGG
It contains:
- the KCTD6 gene encoding BTB/POZ domain-containing protein KCTD6, with the protein product MDNGDWGYMMTDPVTLNVGGHMYTTSLTTLTRYPDSMLGAMFRGDFPTARDSQGNYFIDRDGPLFRYVLNFLRTSELTLPLDFKEFDLLRKEADFYQIEPLIQCLNDPKPLYPVDTFEEVVELSSTRKLSKYSNPVAVIITQLTITTKVHSLLEGISNHFTKWNKHMMDTRDCQVSFTFGPCDYHQEVSLRVHLMEYITKQGFTIRNTRVHHMSERANENTVEHNWTFCRLARKTDD